In one window of Bdellovibrio bacteriovorus W DNA:
- a CDS encoding RNA methyltransferase (COG2265 SAM-dependent methyltransferases related to tRNA (uracil-5-)-methyltransferase), which translates to MSIHSKFNNYDKNFIFQCKSLKECSGCHSFELNYQDQLNLKKQTFLSLLLSSLVITEESNIPFEALSAGPEGLRDRLDFSWQNGRLGLYRVDSREILDLPYCPQLSPRLQEFYSEFRKIRWPLEKASFRLRVSPKGEWGVWIDCANVDIKKLLDEESILKSLLSKAFIEMGQRRKVLTSTPEGLKLKDPQHLPWFSTWGGDQELALFCQVASFTQPSHQANRLITDLIQQWIKEIDQPRVIEFGSGIGNLTLPAAMFAKSLLACEIDQLALEGLEMSLQHLPSSVANLKEKIQIFRGDFQRKIQQSFRDFDLILANPPRSGLMNFLNPLADLSLNERPPYFLYMSCFPESMAVDLGRLKEFGYSLKKIALIDQFPQTQHFEVIGLLQREEL; encoded by the coding sequence ATGTCGATTCACTCAAAATTTAATAACTATGACAAAAATTTTATATTCCAATGCAAAAGCCTCAAAGAGTGCTCAGGCTGCCATAGTTTTGAACTGAACTATCAAGACCAATTGAACCTTAAAAAACAAACCTTCTTGAGTCTACTTCTTTCGTCCCTTGTCATTACTGAGGAGTCCAATATTCCTTTCGAGGCTCTTTCGGCAGGCCCTGAAGGATTACGAGATCGTCTGGATTTTTCATGGCAAAACGGGCGTTTAGGGCTTTATAGAGTCGATTCTCGAGAAATTTTAGACCTCCCCTACTGTCCGCAACTCTCTCCACGCCTTCAAGAATTTTATAGTGAGTTTCGCAAGATCCGCTGGCCCCTAGAAAAAGCATCCTTTCGCCTGCGTGTTTCGCCAAAGGGTGAATGGGGTGTTTGGATTGATTGTGCGAATGTGGATATAAAAAAACTACTCGATGAAGAAAGCATTCTGAAGTCTCTCTTAAGCAAAGCCTTTATCGAGATGGGGCAGCGTCGAAAAGTTCTAACGTCGACTCCGGAAGGGTTAAAACTAAAAGACCCTCAGCACCTTCCATGGTTTTCAACCTGGGGTGGAGATCAAGAACTCGCGTTGTTTTGCCAAGTAGCAAGCTTCACGCAACCCAGCCACCAAGCCAACCGCCTGATCACGGATCTAATTCAGCAATGGATTAAAGAGATCGACCAACCACGGGTGATTGAATTTGGTTCTGGAATTGGCAACCTCACCCTTCCGGCAGCAATGTTTGCCAAGAGCCTGTTGGCCTGTGAGATTGATCAACTTGCCCTTGAGGGGCTGGAGATGAGTCTTCAACATTTACCTTCCTCTGTCGCAAACTTGAAAGAGAAGATTCAAATTTTTAGGGGTGATTTTCAAAGAAAAATCCAACAAAGCTTTAGGGACTTCGATCTGATCTTGGCCAATCCGCCTCGCTCGGGATTGATGAATTTTCTTAATCCGCTAGCAGATTTAAGTTTGAACGAAAGGCCGCCATATTTTCTATATATGTCGTGCTTTCCGGAGTCGATGGCAGTGGACTTAGGGCGACTTAAAGAATTTGGATACTCTTTAAAGAAAATTGCTCTGATTGATCAATTCCCACAAACTCAACATTTTGAAGTGATCGGTTTACTTCAAAGAGAAGAGCTTTAA